Proteins encoded by one window of Tunturibacter psychrotolerans:
- a CDS encoding KdsC family phosphatase, with translation MTDIAVALASPDVLARARKIKLFLMDVDGTLTDGGVCLISATSPDGAATVSEMKVFNAQDGQGLSLAHTMGIQTGFITGRSSPAVARRAEELKVTFVYLGQAKKTEAFEECMRKAGVTEEEVAYMGDDLPDIPLARRAGLAVCVADGVPELRAVCHFTTRRLAGRGTAREVIELILKAQGRWEEAVPLALA, from the coding sequence ATGACCGACATTGCTGTTGCCCTCGCTTCGCCCGATGTGCTGGCACGCGCCCGGAAGATTAAGCTTTTCCTGATGGACGTGGATGGCACCCTTACTGATGGTGGCGTCTGTCTGATTTCAGCGACTTCCCCTGATGGTGCGGCGACAGTGTCCGAGATGAAGGTATTCAACGCCCAGGATGGGCAGGGACTCTCGCTTGCCCACACGATGGGAATTCAAACAGGATTCATCACTGGTCGGTCCTCACCAGCTGTAGCCAGGCGCGCGGAGGAGCTGAAGGTCACTTTTGTCTATCTGGGACAGGCGAAAAAGACAGAGGCTTTCGAGGAGTGCATGCGAAAGGCTGGCGTGACGGAAGAAGAAGTTGCATATATGGGCGACGATTTGCCTGATATTCCTCTGGCACGGCGTGCGGGGCTGGCGGTATGCGTGGCCGATGGCGTGCCCGAGTTGCGGGCGGTCTGTCACTTCACGACTCGGCGACTTGCTGGGCGAGGCACCGCGCGCGAAGTAATAGAACTCATCCTGAAAGCACAGGGACGCTGGGAAGAGGCCGTGCCGCTGGCGCTTGCGTAA
- a CDS encoding DedA family protein, with the protein MSEKIIALLIGAIASGGYASVVLLMAIQSACIPIPSEVIMPLAGYALAHTQLQLIILATVASLASNLGSIPAYWVGAKGGRPMVERYGSMMLLSRRDLDLVDHFFAKYGSITVLIGRMLPIVRTFIAFPAGVAKMNQLRFHIYTFIGSWPWCYALAYIGMKLGATWNTNPRFKEIFHRFHLGVEAVIIIGFIWFVVSHWKNRIRTEPA; encoded by the coding sequence ATGTCAGAGAAGATTATTGCCCTCCTCATCGGCGCCATCGCCAGCGGCGGATACGCCAGTGTTGTCCTCCTCATGGCCATCCAGTCTGCCTGTATCCCCATCCCCTCCGAAGTCATCATGCCGCTCGCTGGTTATGCCCTCGCGCATACGCAACTCCAGCTCATCATCCTCGCCACTGTGGCCTCCCTCGCCTCGAACCTTGGCTCCATTCCCGCCTACTGGGTCGGCGCAAAGGGCGGACGCCCCATGGTCGAGCGCTACGGCAGCATGATGCTCCTCAGTCGCCGAGACCTCGACCTCGTCGATCACTTCTTCGCCAAATACGGCTCCATCACCGTGCTCATTGGGCGCATGCTCCCCATCGTGCGCACCTTCATCGCCTTCCCCGCCGGTGTCGCGAAGATGAACCAGCTCCGCTTCCACATCTACACCTTCATCGGTTCCTGGCCCTGGTGCTACGCCCTCGCCTATATCGGCATGAAGCTAGGCGCCACATGGAACACCAACCCCCGCTTCAAAGAGATCTTTCACCGCTTCCACCTCGGCGTAGAAGCCGTCATCATCATCGGCTTCATCTGGTTCGTCGTATCCCACTGGAAAAACCGCATCCGCACCGAACCCGCTTAG